From the genome of Dermochelys coriacea isolate rDerCor1 chromosome 1, rDerCor1.pri.v4, whole genome shotgun sequence:
agcagcggccgctctccagctgcccagcactTAAGGCAGCCGCCactagcagcagcagtgcagaagtaagggtaacagtaccacaaccccccctatAATAACAATTCCTTTTtagatcaggacccctacaattacaacaccatgacatttcagatttaaatagccaaaataatgaaatttacaattttaaaaatcctatgactgtgaaattgaccaaaatggaccgtgagtttggtagggccctagtaatgATGAAGAATCCTTATCTGACTGATGTTCAGATAATCTATACTCAAAGAGTTGGTCTAAATAAAGATCCTAGTTGACATGCGTCAACTGTCCGTGTTAGACACCAGGATGGTTAGCAGGCTCAGCGGTAAGGCTAAGGATTGAAATTGTTTGTGTCAATTACATTACCTTCTTTTTGGGTAATATGTTTGTATCTTTATATGGTAACTGAGATTTAATGGTAAGTATCCACGTATAGTGCCTTCTATGTTCAAATCAGTGTACAAACACAATCTTGCTCCCACTCAAATCACTGGAAGTTTTgaatgacttcagtgaaagctGGAGTGGGTGGATCCTTACTTaaaacttttcatcttcaaaccTCTTTACAAACCTTAGCTAATTAATCATCACCGCCTCATGTGATGTAGATAAGTATTGTCATTtctggttcagcaaagcacttcagcatgttcaaaatctgaagtcaaagggactgctcacgtgcttaaagttaagcatgtgctgaagtcctTTGTTAAACAGAGATAAGATTGCTCAGTTGCTTACAggtaagcatgtgattaagtgagattctgaattggggccattatccccattttgcagataataaAACTGGGGACCATAGTTTAAATGACTTCACCAGGACCACAAGAGGGAGTCGTTGGCAAATGCTTATATAGAACTCAGGAATTTCCGGCTCCCAGACTTCTGTTTAAACTGTGATTAGACCATACCTCTGTAAAATTCAGTATAGCTAATGGAAAGTATTGATTTCAACAGCCTGGTTGGTCCAATATATAATTTATGCACTGTAAAAGTAGTGGGTatcttatttttttccacatctgATTTCTCCCCCCAACAGATAGCTTTGCCATTTCACTGGGGACTATATCAAATTCAAAAGGTAGCATACTTGTCTATATACTTTCATAGGCCTGGTGCTATCCCCATTGAAGTCTGTAGTAAAATTCCCATTTGCTGCgatgggagcaggatcagcctGTGTGTGTCTTATGAATAAAATACAATTTGTTAAAAGATCAATCAGTCCCCTTTGTTGTGTGATGTGGAGGTGTCACGTACGAAGTTCACATCTGTGGCAACTCACTTTGTAACCTCTCATCCCTATTGCATTTTTCAAGCTCCTAGTACCAAGAACAAGCAGAAGGATTGCGTTATTTCATTATATTAACACTTCTAACCACTGCAAGATCAAATTCCTTCACCAGATGCCCTTAAATTGTTGCATATTCTGACTTCATTccttttttatagtgcaaatggAATTATTGTTTTCTTTACGAATCTACCAAATAATTCATGATTGGCgagagaagactggaaaagaaatGTCATTGATCTGCTAACTTAACTGCAGAATGATCAGTAATGCCCTGCATTTAATCATGATTCTCTAGTAGCATAGCTGCTTGTAAATTCACCTGTTCTTCTATCTTGCATAGGGTGGGTGGGTGAATGCACCATTTTCTTTTATTACACTGCAAACATCCCATCTGCGAGGGAGGATGTTTCTCTTAAACAAAAATGCCACCAGGTATGAAACAGCGACGATAGTCCCCAAAGTGAGAAGCATGGTGAAGGTTTTAAAAGGAAACAGCTGAACGTAGACGCCATCCACAAGGGAGCAGCCTGGGTAGTGGATTATAGGGGGGATTTTCAGGGAAGGCTCCCCTGCCAGCAGCCTTAACAGGAACCCGAAGAAGAATCCAGCAGCTGAGCCATATGTGTTGGTGTTGGGAATGAAGAGGacgcagcagagctggggaaagagaaGGGCGTACACCAGCTCACCACTCAGGAACCACAGATCATAAATAGAATGGAAGTAAAAAGCCAGgcctgcagctgctgccccaaaAACCACCATGGAGACCCTCATTATGGAGACAACTTCTTTCTCCGTAGCCTGTAAAATAAGGGAGTATTGTTGTAGAAATCATTACTGGCTCATTTAATCTGATCCTGAATCCAATCTCAAGTTTACAATGATCAGATAAATAatatccagatccaaattttacaAATAGACTTCAGCTGAAGAATTTAGTtctggatccagattttgaaTACACCTACATTCAGAGGTATTTGGATCTAGAATTTTGGTTTGGCCCATCAGAAGCTATCTGTAAGCATTActaacctgggctggatttgaattaGTCTTGACTTAGCCCAGAGGTTTGAATGTAGAGTTTTTCTATGTTCATTTTGAAAGACATCTTTGGAATTAGAGTAGCTATCAAATACTGGAGCTGAGCAACAtagaatatgtctacacagcaaagaaaaacccgcggTTGGCCCATGCCCTCTGATTCAAGCTCGtggagctcaggctgtggggttgtttcattgttgtgtagacttccaggcttgggctggagcctgaggtcTAGGATCCTCCTACCCCGGAGGGTCCTAGAACCCAGGCTGCAACCCGAACctgaaagtctacacagcaataaaacagcccaGCAGCCTGTGCCCTGCAAGCCAAAGTTGCCATACtcataataattttgtttttgccATTTTGAGTTTACAGAACTTCTGCAAACTTCCAGTGTTTTTGCAAACCCCAGTTTGACtttggcagcatgggctagcctgTTGACCACAAGAATAGGAATCAGTAGCTCTTGGACTGTTACCACTTCTGACTTGTATACCTTTACGGACTTGAAGCTATCCCCATTGAAGTctatagtaaaactcccatttgctGCAATGGGAGCGGAATCAGTCTCTCTGTGTTGTATCAATAACATACAGTCTGTTAAAGCATTAATCAGTCCCTGTTGTTGTGAGATATGGAGGTGTGATCTATGAATTTCACCTTTGTTACAACACAATTTGTGACCTTTAACCACAGTTACATTTATGTTTCACAACACTTCTACTTAAATGTTCTTACCCCCATTTTAAAAGATGGGAGAACAAGGCTCCCAGAGGTCAAGGCACAGATTTTGAATGGTTTTTAGGCATTGccagtacttaatttgtgccagggctgagccctgacatctgtaggcttggcagttcatagccccagcacctctggactTGCTGTATCAATTATGAATGTAAAATAATCGGTTGAGACACGTCACTTAATTGCTTGAAGCCGAGCACCTCTttctttacaaattaagcactgggcattgctgtgctcagtgttgcaGCACCTAACCAAATTCATTTTCCAAAAGGATTTCAGCAATTAGGAGCCAAAATATCACTGACAGCCAAAATACCATTGATGGGATTTAGACTCTTAAGGGcctaaattgcttttgaaaattagattaggctcctaaatcagttgggccttgcaatgctgactacaGCAAttgactaaatacctttaagaatcTGAGCCTAAATGATTTGGACAAGGTCACATATCCCAGTCATGACAGACAAGTGTTCAAGTCTGGGATCTCCGGGCTTCCAGCAGACAGCAGTGCTGTACTGGGGAGAGCAAATGTCATGTGAAAATTAAAGTTTCCCTAAATTTGACAAACAGTTGAAATTTTGGGAATCTGAAATCAGACACCTGAAATGGTAGCAAAAATTTTGCACAGATTTTCAGTAGTTTCTCCCCGCTGTAAATACTAGTGGTGAATCTGTCACCTGTTTCCTAAGAATTTTTCTGTAGATGTTGTGTGCAAACATAGAGCTGGCAGAGAGAAGGGCTGAATCTGCAGAAGACATGACGGCAGCAGCGATCGCTCCCAAGCCACCAATGGAAATGTAGGTCGGGCAGAGATAATGCAGCACTAATGGCAGTATCATGGCTGACTCTCCTCTCTCCACTGGTGTTGGAAGACCATAGCTCGTCTGGTTCCAGTcttgaacacagaacaaaaaaaggaggtgaagaattaaatatttaattcatgcttttgttgccttcagagctgtatTTCTACAAAGAGCCATCCTTCCACAGTTAAAAACTGTGTTCTAGAACTTAGATTATGTTGTTTCCTGACTCCAAGTGGTGATCAGTGTATGTCCTGAAGCATAAGAACTGAAAGTCCTTGGAAACCTAGCTAGAAAGTATGTATATGTTGTTAATGCCGAATCCTAACACTGGTTTATGTATCAAGTAAGGGGCACAATGGTCCAATACGGCTGGGTAAACTGGCAGTGAACTGAGTCAACCAATTGGAGGGATGGTTGGTCCAGGGCACAATGTGCCTGCAGGAGTGTCCcctctgctgcttctgggaacagGGCACTGAGAGGTCTGGCCTCCCTCCAGACATTGATTGCTCAAAGGTGGGGTCTTCGCACTGATTTCTCTGACAGCTTTAGCCCATAAGTATCAAATTCTTTTCTGACGCTTAAGCTATTTACTTCCACaagagcttgatcctgctccaactaggattgagatttttttttggagggaaaggaggagggaggagtttgtttttgttttatcacTGAATCTTTAAATTCCTTTGAGCATTTTCTCCCTTGAACATGATCAATGATACTGACACAACGCAGTAAAGATCATGAGTATAAAGCAGTGAGGGAAAATAAGTTTTAttggtctttttttcccctttttgtgcTCAAGTGTATGTATTGTACTGTGCACAGAATAGAAATGTGGCAGCCCCTTTCTTTACCCAATGTAAAACATGTAAGTATATATtaggtatatatatataccaGCATTCTGATTCAGGcccctaaataagtggcctgagtATCAAAAATGCTAAACGTCCAGCAACTCCGACTGATGTCAGTAAAAGCTACTCGATGCTCGGCACTGAAACCAGCTgctttcttaggtgcctaaatcaggaCAATGTAGTCCTATCTTTAGGCCCCATTTTAATAATCTTGGCCACTGATTTTAAACCTTGAGCAAAAAAGTACATTTCTTAAAGCCACATGATTTAGTTTTACCTGTGGATGCTGCTACGGCCCCTATGAGCACAGAGGGGATGGCCATTAAAAAGCTCCCCAATCCAGAGAGATAGGAAATGAGCTTTGCTTGTCTTGGTGAGGAGGCTGAGAGAACTCGTTGGAAATAAGTTTGCCACGGGATACTACCAAGAACCTGAAACATTCAAATGTTAATGCAGTGAGACAACATTCCATGCCTGttagtattattttatttattggtagGGCTAGTAGCACCTTCTGTTATCAAGGTTACCTACACCATTATAAGAGTTTAATTTCAGTTGCTTATATATTTAAcaaactttaactgttttaaAAGTTCAGCCAGAATGATCCAGCTGTTTCCTGAGAATGTGGCCactgaaaaatgccttttttgtgaTTCTTTCTTAGTGCCTCGATGCTTGGGAGCAGAGAGTTGAAGTTTGGTGGGCGGTGGCCTTTGTTTCAGGGATCAGTCTTTTGCCAGCTCTGTGAACTGGCTTTGGAATGGATGATGAAACCATTCACCCAGTCCAATTTCCCACCCCACTAGCCCATCCAAGAAAGATTTCTTACCAGATATAAGAAGTCATCCAGCCACCTTCCAAGATATTCTGTTTGTACTTGCCCAATCCAAGGGGCTTGGTAGGATTCCTGAGCAGCAGTGTAATAAATGTTTTCTGTTGCAGAGTTGAGCAGGGCAAATGGGACACAGATCCACTGGGATTAAAATGGAAACACTGAATCTCTTCACTAGCTTCCTCTCACTTCTATAGCCTATCCAAGCTCCTTGGCCTTGCCTTTGCTCTaatttcctcctctcccactcctgcCTCCTACAACCATCTCAAGCCTGCTGCCTAACTGTCCCTTttgtctcctcctcctgctcgTCTTCATTTCATGCCACTCTTTATTCCTGTTCTTGTATCTCATTCCCCCTCTTTTTCCCTAAGCATTTCCATCAAGCTCATTCAAATTCCTTCTTGTTCTACAAGGTCTTTCAGTGCCAGCTAGactgatgtcctgattttatagggacagtcccaatattcggggctttgttttatataagtGCCTATGATCCTCCACCACCTGTCCTGATTTTCACACTTgatatctggtcatcctagtgcCAGCCCACTGTAATTCACTAATGCATTAAGGTTAAAATCTTCACTCCATGTATCATATCCTCTATGCCAAGAATTTGGTATGTCAATGTTCTGTTATCAACAGAAAAAGTAGAGTCCATCAGAAAGGGCCACCATATATGAATTATTGTCACTGTTGTAATGTTGGATAAACTCAGACACAGAGAGATTGAGTACATTCTCAGCTGTGCACCAGGCACAAAGGAGGTGCAAAGAGTAATTTGTTTTCCCCCATTCTTGGGCCCTGTCCTGCATCTGCCTGGtcatcatagaaatataggactggaagggacctcaagagtcttctagtccagtcccctgcactcaaagcaggactaagtattatctagagcagtggttcccaaacttgttccgccacttgtggtgggaaagcccctggcaggccaggccggtttgtttacctgccacgtctacaggttcggctgatcacagctcccgtggctgtggttcgctgctctaggccaatgggagctgctggaagcggtgtgggccgagggatgtactggccgccgcttccagcagctcccattggcctggagcagtgaatcgtggccactgggagccgtgattggccgaacctgcagacacggcaggtaaacaaaccgacccggctctccaggggctttccctgcacaagcagcagaacaagtttgggaaccactgatctagaccaccccgacaggtgtttgtccaacctactctttaaaacttccaatgacggagattccacaacctctctaggcagtttattccagtgcttaattaccctgacagttaggaagcttttcctaatgtccaaccttaaACCTctcttgatgcaatttaagcccattgcttctagtcCTATCCTCAGAAATTAACAAGAATaaatttcctcctcttccttgtaacaaacttttatatacttgaaaacctGTTACCATGTCCCATCTTAGTCTTCtcatctccagactaaacaaactcaactttttcaatcttcccctataggtcatgttttcagaacctttaatcattgttgttgttcttttctggattttctccaatttgtcctgaAATCTGGCTCCAagaactggacccaatactccagtgaggcctaatcagtgcagagtagactGGAAGAATTACGCCTTGTGTCTTGCATCGTGTAGTTAAAAGCATGGttgctttatttaaattaattggcGTTTTTGGATAACCGTCTCCTTGGGTTTTGTTTATTTCCAGCCAAGATAATTACGGACTAGATTCTGCtatctttactcatgtgaatagacAGTATGAGTAAGTGCTACTCAACCCAAGTAAGAGTTGAAAAACTGGCTTTATGTAGTCCTGGGGCCTTTTTGTTTTTACACCTAAAGTAGAGCTTTGGGGTCTGAGACCAGTGTCAATAGACCTACTTTGGACTGAGACTGGTGAAAATGCGAGAGGAATTTTGTCTCTCATCTTTGATTATGAAATATTGAGTAAACAGATAACACAGAAATGCATTGAACTTACCAGGCTGAGCACAATAAAAATCAGCTGTATCACATCTGTGTATGCAACTGAGTATAGCCCTCCCAGTAAAGTGTAGAGTATAACAGTGCATGCCGATATGATTATGGCCAAATAGCCTCCAATATCCAAAATGACTCTCATTGTTGCCCCTGCAGACAAAGACAGTTTGAACAATCATAACAGGTCTTATATATGCAAGTTTCTTATTATACAAATAAGTTGTTAAATGATACCAATGGTAATGTAGTCTAGCGGTTAGGGCACCTGGCTAGAAGCCAAGGATTCTGGAGTTTTGTTTCTTGTACTGCCACCAACTTActttgtgaccttggccaagtcacttaagctctctGCAATTCAGTTTCCTCATTTATAATATCAGGATGACAGTAAATAAATACACATCATTACCTAGTACTATGGAAATGTGAATTTTATATTTCCATCAGTTTTACTTTAAACATGCACAagaaacattaggaaagggaataaataatatattttcatgAATTAGCGATGAACACATAATCCGCAAAAGGTGGTGTAAAGCAGAGCTATCCATGGCTGTCTTTCCCTTGTCCTCTGTGTTTTGCTACATCATCTTTCTATCAAATACAACTGCTGAGCAAATATATTTACCTAATGAAGCAAGAATAGCTGCAAACCAGAATATATCTCCTATTAAAGGTGGAATAAAGAGAAGGCTTCCAATCATGTTCCCGTATGTTTCTTGGAGAGGATCCATCATTGTCACATAATTTTTGGATCTCATTGGATTTACAAAGAAGAGGCCACCTATCAGAAATGATAATATTGTCATTGAATTTTATACACATCTCCTAAGAAATTGTCAGAACTGTCCTTTTGCTCCAAATGATATCTGCATTAAAGCCAGCATTAGTCAATGTTCACCGGTCACACTGGAATAATTTGCTAATGTTTCCTGTTAAAATGTCCATCAGCTGATCACCTCATTAAATATCCACATTTACCAAGCTTTTTAAAGTGCACTTCTCATCAGTAACCATCTTCTTCAGGCAATGCAAGGCCCTACAGAGTTTTCACTGTAAAGGGTCTTACATCATCTGAAAAAAGTGCACTttggcatgggcagtgggtgaccCACTGGCGCAGGGAGGCTAGCGCCTGCCTGAAGCCCCGCTGGATCTCAGAGCCCCACCCTCCCCATGTCCGCCAGCCCTAATCCCCGAGCTCCCGCAAGCACAGGGCGGACAGTCCCAGCTCTGGCATCT
Proteins encoded in this window:
- the LOC119843800 gene encoding high-affinity choline transporter 1-like gives rise to the protein MALNIPGLVALIVFYAITLAIGIWASWKSKKDQKKGKPSEMIIVGSRNMNFFIGLFTATATWVGGAYINGTAETVYLPTRGLVWVQAPIGFALSLVIGGLFFVNPMRSKNYVTMMDPLQETYGNMIGSLLFIPPLIGDIFWFAAILASLGATMRVILDIGGYLAIIISACTVILYTLLGGLYSVAYTDVIQLIFIVLSLWICVPFALLNSATENIYYTAAQESYQAPWIGQVQTEYLGRWLDDFLYLVLGSIPWQTYFQRVLSASSPRQAKLISYLSGLGSFLMAIPSVLIGAVAASTDWNQTSYGLPTPVERGESAMILPLVLHYLCPTYISIGGLGAIAAAVMSSADSALLSASSMFAHNIYRKILRKQATEKEVVSIMRVSMVVFGAAAAGLAFYFHSIYDLWFLSGELVYALLFPQLCCVLFIPNTNTYGSAAGFFFGFLLRLLAGEPSLKIPPIIHYPGCSLVDGVYVQLFPFKTFTMLLTLGTIVAVSYLVAFLFKRNILPRRWDVCSVIKENGAFTHPPYAR